TATCAGGTAAACGATCGCATCTTCATATCTACCCCACGAGTAGGTTTTCTTCTGGATAGTGAACCACACTGGGGCGGGGGTCTCCCAATAGAGTTGCCATCAGCAGTAAAACTCCTACTCTGCCAATGTACATCGTCCCAATTAAAATCAGCTTTGCTGCCGGTGAAACACTAGCCGTGATGCCTGTAGAAAGACCCACTGTGGCAAAGGCTGAAACGACTTCAAAAAGGATTTGAATAAAATCCAATTTTGGATCGGTAAGTGAAATTAAAATTGTCGATACCAGCAGGGTCGCAAAGGAACCAACCAAGACGCCAACCGCTTTTAATATCAGAGTTATTGCCACTTGGCGCTGATACAGGTGAACTTCCTCTTTACCTTGCAAAATCGCCTTCGTGCAGCTAGTTAAAATTCGCAATGTTGTTGTCTTTATGCCACCACCCGTTCCACCTGGACTAGCTCCAATAAACATGAGTGCGATCGTCAGAAATAAACCTGCTGTAGTCATTTTGCCAATATCAATAGTATTAAAACCAGCCGTTCTGGGAGTTACAGATTGAAACCAAGCTGCCAGCAATTTATCTTTTAAGTTAAGAGAACCAAGGGTTTCGGGATTTCTCAGTTCTATAAAAAAGAATGCTATCGTTCCCAGTAACAACAGGATCGTTGTTGTGCTGGTAGCTACCTTGAAGTTCAGGGAAAATACTTGGCAGGATGATTTTTTCAATATGCGATCGCGCAACCACAGGTACATCTCAAACACCACTTGATATCCAATCCCACCACAAATAATTAATGCTGTCACTACCAAATTCAATAAAATCGATGAGTGATATTTTGTAAGGTTGTCACTAAATAAACTAAATCCGGCATTGTTCCAGGAATTAATGCTATGAAAAATTGATAGCCACAAACCATAATTTAAACCATAGTCAGGCACAAAAACAGGCATAAGCAGAAAAATTCCGGTGATTTCAAAAATCATCGTTGTAGCAATTATAGAGCGGATCATTTGAGCGCTGTCCTGCATACCGGGTCGATCCAAAGCTTGTTGAATCGCCATTTTATGTCTCAAATCAAACCGGCGACCTATCAGCAGGATGAGAAAAGTCGTCGTTGTCATATAGCCCAGTCCCCCAATCTGGACGAGGGCGAGAAGAAAAAACTGACCCCAAAAAGAAAAATAGGTGCCAGTATCTACAACCCCCAAACCAGTAACGCAGACAGCAGAGGTTGATGTGAACAACGCCACAATCGGGTCATTCCATGTTCCGCTGCTAGTCGAAAACGGCAGCATCAATAGAATAGCGCCTACGGCGATGACGGCGACGAATCCCAGGCAAATGGTTCTAGGTATGGTCATGGAGAATTTAATTCAATTATCTCTTCAAAAGCTTACTCCCAAAGGAGTACTTTATTTGCTACTTGCCCGACCTGACTGGATGTTTTTTCAGCGGTCTGTTGCTTCTGGCGTGATATCCTGTCCTTACGGATCGGTTACCTAAAAATTTGTCTGATTATTCTTATCTGCGTTTATCTGCGTGTATCTGTCTTCATCTGCGGTAAAATCTTAACCAACGATGAAAACAGACAAGTTGACGATATCACTCATGTAATAACGATGGAACCGAAACTTTAACCGACTAAATCTCCAGACCATTCTAGAATACAAGGTATGCCGAGATTTAAACAGATTTTAGTTGTTCTGATGAACCGCTTTCCGGTCTGGACATAAACAGCAATATTATGACTTCCACTCTTTATCAGCAAATTCAACAATTTTACGATGCTTCCTCCGGTCTGTGGGAACAGATTTGGGGAGAACATATGCACCACGGCTACTATGGGCCAGACGGTAACCAGAAGAAAGACCGGCGTCAGGCGCAAATTGACTTGATTGAGGAATTGCTTACTTGGGCCCAGGTGCAGCACGCCCAGGATATCCTGGATGTAGGTTGCGGGATTGGCGGCAGTTCTCTCTATCTGGCGCAAAAGTATAACGCCTCTGCCACAGGGATCACCCTTAGCCCCGTGCAGGCGTCTAGGGCGACAGAACGAGCCCAGGTAGCTGGACTGAGTACAAGGACTGAATTCCAGGTTGCAGACGCCCTGAATATGCCTTTTGCCGACGCCTCGTTTGACTTTGTTTGGTCGCTGGAAAGTGGCGAACATATGCCCGATAAACAGAAGTTTCTCCAGGAGTGTTATCGGGTGCTGAAGCCCCGTGGAACGTTCCTGATGGCAACTTGGTGTCATCGTCCGGCGATGAGTCCAAATAAACCGCTAACGCTGGATGAGCAAAAGAATTTGGAGGAGATTTATCGAGTCTATTGCTTACCTTACGTGATTTCTTTGCCGGAATATGAAGCGATCGCACGCCACCTCTGTTTCCAAAACATCCGCACGGCTGATTGGTCAAAAGCTGTAGCGCCATTTTGGGATATAGTGATTGATTCAGCCTTCAATCCCGCTGCCATTTTGGGTTTGCTCTTGAGCGGCTGGACGACAATTCAGGCGGCGCTTTCCCTGGGACTCATGAGTCGAGGCTACCAGAGTGGGCTAATTCGCTTTGGCTTGCTCTGCGCTACCAAATAAGCTTTTAATGGCTTAC
The sequence above is drawn from the Argonema galeatum A003/A1 genome and encodes:
- a CDS encoding TrkH family potassium uptake protein, encoding MTIPRTICLGFVAVIAVGAILLMLPFSTSSGTWNDPIVALFTSTSAVCVTGLGVVDTGTYFSFWGQFFLLALVQIGGLGYMTTTTFLILLIGRRFDLRHKMAIQQALDRPGMQDSAQMIRSIIATTMIFEITGIFLLMPVFVPDYGLNYGLWLSIFHSINSWNNAGFSLFSDNLTKYHSSILLNLVVTALIICGGIGYQVVFEMYLWLRDRILKKSSCQVFSLNFKVATSTTTILLLLGTIAFFFIELRNPETLGSLNLKDKLLAAWFQSVTPRTAGFNTIDIGKMTTAGLFLTIALMFIGASPGGTGGGIKTTTLRILTSCTKAILQGKEEVHLYQRQVAITLILKAVGVLVGSFATLLVSTILISLTDPKLDFIQILFEVVSAFATVGLSTGITASVSPAAKLILIGTMYIGRVGVLLLMATLLGDPRPSVVHYPEENLLVG
- a CDS encoding methyltransferase domain-containing protein, yielding MTSTLYQQIQQFYDASSGLWEQIWGEHMHHGYYGPDGNQKKDRRQAQIDLIEELLTWAQVQHAQDILDVGCGIGGSSLYLAQKYNASATGITLSPVQASRATERAQVAGLSTRTEFQVADALNMPFADASFDFVWSLESGEHMPDKQKFLQECYRVLKPRGTFLMATWCHRPAMSPNKPLTLDEQKNLEEIYRVYCLPYVISLPEYEAIARHLCFQNIRTADWSKAVAPFWDIVIDSAFNPAAILGLLLSGWTTIQAALSLGLMSRGYQSGLIRFGLLCATK